Proteins from one Cicer arietinum cultivar CDC Frontier isolate Library 1 chromosome 3, Cicar.CDCFrontier_v2.0, whole genome shotgun sequence genomic window:
- the LOC101493614 gene encoding vacuolar protein sorting-associated protein 2 homolog 3-like isoform X2, whose protein sequence is MNIFTKKPTAKEALRESKREMTTATRGIEREIGSLQLEEKKLVAEIKRTAKTGNEAATKILARQLIRLRQQIANLQGSRAQMRGIATHTQAMHAHSSVADGMKGASKAMAAMNKQMAPAKQAKIMQEFQKQSAQMDMTTEMMSDVIDDALDDDEAEEETEELTNQVLDEIGVDVASQLSAAPKGRVASKNTENVSRYLSSV, encoded by the exons AGGCTCTTCGGGAGAGTAAACGAGAAATGACAACCGCCACTAGAG GTATAGAGAGGGAAATTGGATCGTTACAATTGGAA GAAAAGAAACTAGTTGCTGAGATAAAGAGAACTGCTAAGACAGGGAACGAG GCAGCCACTAAAATTCTAGCTCGCCAGTTGATAAGGCTTAGGCAACAGATTGCTAATCTTCAGGGTAGTCGAGCTCAGATGAGAGGCATAGCAACTCACACGCAG GCAATGCATGCCCATTCTTCTGTTGCTGATGGTATGAAAGGTGCTTCTAAGGCAATGGCAGCTATGAATAAG CAAATGGCACCAGCAAAGCAAGCAAAAATTATGCAGGAATTCCAGAAACAATCGGCACAGATGGATATGACT ACTGAAATGATGTCGGATGTCATAGATGATGCCTTGGACGATGATGAAGCTGAAGAGGAGACAGAAGAGCTTACAAATCAG GTGCTTGATGAAATCGGTGTGGATGTTGCCTCACAG TTATCAGCAGCTCCCAAAGGGAGAGTCGCATCGAAGAATACAGAAAATGTCAGCAGGTATCTATCTTCTGTGTAA